Proteins encoded in a region of the Tripterygium wilfordii isolate XIE 37 chromosome 21, ASM1340144v1, whole genome shotgun sequence genome:
- the LOC119989441 gene encoding sulfate transporter 4.1, chloroplastic-like isoform X2 encodes MEVSYASPSALDVSSGDSIPGTSMPTRPVKIIPLQHPNASSYSPQSRMLNMFVRWSSNVRRMTTIQWIETFLPCYRWIRTYRWREYLNVDLMAGTTVGVMLVPQAMSYAKLAGLQPIYGLYSGFVPIFVYAIFGSSRQLAIGPVALVSLLVSNTLGGIVDSSDELYTELAILLALMVGMMECIMGLLRLGWLIRFISHSVISGFTTASAVVIGLSQIKYFLGYDIARSSKIVPLIESIISGADQFSWPPFVMGSIVLAIMLVMKHLGKSRKYLRFLRAAGPLTAVVLGTTFVKIFQPSSISLVGDIPQGLPKFSIPKEFGYAKSLIPTALLITGVAILESVGIAKALAAKNGYELDSNQELFGLGVSNIFGAFFSAYPTTGSFSRSAVNHESGAKTGLSGLVTGTIIACALLFMTPIFKYIPQCVLAAIVISAVIGLVDYDEAIFLWHVDKKDFVLWTITCTTTLFLGIEIGVLVGVGASLAFVIHESANPHVAVLGRLPGTTVYRNTQQYPEAYTYNGIVIVRVDAPIYFANISYIKDRLREYELDVDKSSSRGPEVERIHFVIIEMAPVTYIDSSAIQALKDLHEEYKSRDIQLLAFFCRLQFPIQTGRFS; translated from the exons ATGGAGGTAAGCTACGCCTCACCGAGCGCCCTTGACGTCTCCTCCGGTGACTCCATTCCTGGAACCTCCATGCCGACCCGACCCGTCAAGATCATCCCCTTACAGCACCCGAATGCTTCCTCGTATTCTCCCCAATCTCGTATGCTGAATATGTTTGTGAGATGGTCATCCAACGTTAGGCGCATGACTACGATTCAGTGGATCGAGACTTTCTTGCCTTGTTACCGTTGGATTAGGACTTACCGATGGCGGGAATACTTAAATGTCGATCTTATGGCCGGTACTACCGTCGGCGTCATGCTCGTTCCGCAG GCAATGTCTTATGCAAAACTGGCTGGGCTCCAACCAATTTATGGACTAT ATTCTGGTTTTGTGCCTATATTTGTGTACGCCATATTTGGTTCATCTCGGCAGCTTGCTATCGGTCCTGTAGCATTGGTGTCTCTTCTCGTCTCTAATACCTTGGGTGGAATCGTTGATTCATCAGATGAATTGTACACAGAACTTGCGATATTATTGGCGCTTATGGTTGGCATGATGGAATGTATAATGGGACTGCTAAG gCTCGGGTGGCTTATTCGTTTTATTAGCCACTCTGTAATATCTGGCTTTACAACTGCTTCTGCGGTTGTGATAGGATTATCTCAAATCAAGTACTTCTTGGGATATGATATTGCCCGAAGTAGCAAAATTGTGCCTCTGATTGAAAGCATAATATCTGGAGCAGATCAG TTCTCATGGCCACCTTTCGTAATGGGATCAATAGTACTAGCAATTATGCTGGTCATGAAACATTTG GGAAAATCAAGGAAGTACTTGCGGTTCCTGCGAGCAGCGGGTCCACTCACAGCAGTTGTCTTGGGTACAACTTTTGTGAAAATATTTCAACCATCTTCCATTTCTTTG GTGGGCGATATACCCCAGGGCCTTCCAAAATTTTCTATTCCTAAAGAATTTGGTTATGCAAAGTCTTTGATCCCAACTGCTCTTCTCATTACTGGTGTAGCTATATTG GAATCTGTGGGGATCGCCAAGGCCTTGGCAGCAAAGAATGGGTATGAGTTGGATTCAAATCAAGAG TTGTTCGGTCTTGGGGTCTCCAATATTTTCGGTGCATTCTTTTCGGCATATCCCACCACAG GCTCCTTCAGTAGATCTGCTGTGAATCATGAAAGTGGAGCAAAAACTGGCTTATCTGGACTGGTCACTGGAACTATTATTGCTTGTGCTCTTTTGTTCATGACTCCAATATTTAAATACATACCCCAG TGTGTATTGGCTGCAATAGTGATCTCAGCGGTAATAGGCCTG GTGGATTATGATGAAGCAATATTCTTATGGCATGTGGATAAGAAGGATTTTGTTCTTTGGACCATTACCTGCACCACAACGTTATTCCTTGGTATTGAAATTGGTGTCCTTGTTGGG GTTGGTGCATCACTTGCTTTTGTCATCCATGAATCAGCAAATCCACATGTTG CTGTCTTGGGGCGTCTTCCAGGCACCACTGTTTATAGAAATACGCAGCAGTATCCAGAAGCATATACTTACAATGGGATTGTGATTGTTCGTGTTGATGCACCTATCTATTTTGCTAATATCAGTTACATTAAGGACAG GCTACGGGAATATGAGCTTGATGTCGATAAGTCTTCAAGCCGTGGACCAGAAGTTGAGAGAATTCATTTTGTTATAATTGAAATGGCGC CCGTTACATACATAGATTCAAGTGCCATTCAAGCTCTGAAAGATTTGCATGAGGAGTACAAATCACGGGATATCCAG TTGCTGGCATTTTTTTGCAGATTGCAATTTCCAATCCAAACCGGGAGGTTCTCCTGA
- the LOC119989564 gene encoding uncharacterized protein LOC119989564 produces MASSNLSLKLLIDSKTSKVLFAEGGKDVVDFLCSILSLPVGTVIRLLKKQGMVGTLGNLYQSIEDLNDTYLQPDQSKDTLLMPKVANSATDLPLLLPNLQSTKANNLYRCNRNSYSNCRMYVSGDPTAVCPQCKYLMDTEATYVDKPNKGSSSAEGGYVKGVVTYMIMDDLAVKPMSTISSVTILNKFNVKDVGALEEKEVNLSMDEGLKLLKASLLTKTALTDVFLGQKESEVEYSLADLDCAD; encoded by the exons ATGGCATCTTCCAACTTGAGCTTGAAACTTCTGATAGACAGCAAAACCAGCAAAGTCCTGTTTGCCGAAGGAGGCAAAGATGTGGTTGATTTTCTCTGCAGCATTCTCTCCTTGCCTGTTGGGACTGTAATCAGACTCCTCAAGAAACAAGGAATGGTGGGTACACTTGGAAATCTATATCAAAGCATAGAGGATTTGAATGATACGTATCTGCAGCCAGACCAGAGCAAGGACACTCTGTTGATGCCCAAAGTTGCCAACTCTGCCACAGACCTGCCTCTCTTGTTGCCCAATCTTCAATCAACTAAGGCGAATAATCTTTACAGGTGCAATCGCAACAGCTACAGCAACTGTCGTATGTATGTGTCTGGTGATCCAACTGCTGTCTGTCCTCAATGCAAGTACCTCATGGACACAGAGGCGACCTATGTCGACAAACCCAATAAGGGATCATCGTCTGCTGAAGGTGGGTATGTGAAAGGGGTGGTGACATACATGATAATGGATGATCTAGCAGTGAAGCCAATGTCTACGATTTCCAGTGTTACTATCCTCAACAAGTTCAATGTCAAGGATGTAGGTGCTCTGGAAGAAAAGGAGGTCAATCTGTCTATGGATGAG GGTCTGAAGTTGTTGAAGGCTTCTTTGCTGACCAAGACTGCGCTTACTGATGTTTTTCTTGGACAGAAGGAGTCTGAAGTTGAATACTCCTTGGCTGACTTGGACTGCGCTGACTGA
- the LOC119989732 gene encoding uncharacterized protein LOC119989732: MASANLSLKLLIDTKDHKVLFAEAGKDVVDFLFSILSLPVGTVTRLLKEKGMVGTLGNLYQSIEDLNDAYMQPNQSKDTLLMPKIANPATNMPLLLPDVVSSTDNPFYRCNGNSYSNCRVYVSNDPNVVCPQCQHLMNFQATYVKKPNKGASSSTEGGYVKGVVTYMIMDDLAVKPMSTISSVTLLNKFNVKDLGALEEKEVNLSMDEVYYRSSKL, encoded by the coding sequence ATGGCATCTGCTAACTTAAGCTTGAAACTTCTGATAGACACCAAAGACCACAAAGTCCTGTTTGCCGAAGCTGGcaaagatgttgttgattttctgttcAGCATTCTCTCTTTGCCTGTTGGTACTGTAACCAGACTCCTCAAGGAAAAAGGAATGGTGGGTACACTTGGAAATCTATACCAGAGCATAGAGGATTtgaatgatgcatatatgcagcCCAACCAAAGCAAGGACACTCTACTGATGCCAAAAATTGCTAACCCAGCTACAAACATGCCTCTCCTGTTGCCCGATGTCGTGTCATCAACAGATAATCCTTTCTATAGGTGCAATGGTAACAGCTACAGTAACTGTCGCGTTTATGTGTCAAATGATCCAAATGTTGTCTGTCCTCAATGCCAGCACCTCATGAACTTCCAGGCCACCTATGTTAAGAAACCAAATAAGGGTGCATCATCGTCTACTGAGGGTGGGTATGTGAAAGGGGTGGTGACATACATGATAATGGATGATCTAGCAGTGAAGCCAATGTCTACGATTTCTAGTGTTACTCTCCTCAACAAGTTCAATGTCAAGGATTTGGGTGCTCTTGAAGAAAAGGAGGTCAATCTGTCTATGGATGAGGTATATTATCGGTCTAGCAAGCTTTAA
- the LOC119989441 gene encoding sulfate transporter 4.1, chloroplastic-like isoform X1 has product MEVSYASPSALDVSSGDSIPGTSMPTRPVKIIPLQHPNASSYSPQSRMLNMFVRWSSNVRRMTTIQWIETFLPCYRWIRTYRWREYLNVDLMAGTTVGVMLVPQAMSYAKLAGLQPIYGLYSGFVPIFVYAIFGSSRQLAIGPVALVSLLVSNTLGGIVDSSDELYTELAILLALMVGMMECIMGLLRLGWLIRFISHSVISGFTTASAVVIGLSQIKYFLGYDIARSSKIVPLIESIISGADQFSWPPFVMGSIVLAIMLVMKHLGKSRKYLRFLRAAGPLTAVVLGTTFVKIFQPSSISLVGDIPQGLPKFSIPKEFGYAKSLIPTALLITGVAILESVGIAKALAAKNGYELDSNQELFGLGVSNIFGAFFSAYPTTGSFSRSAVNHESGAKTGLSGLVTGTIIACALLFMTPIFKYIPQCVLAAIVISAVIGLVDYDEAIFLWHVDKKDFVLWTITCTTTLFLGIEIGVLVGVGASLAFVIHESANPHVAVLGRLPGTTVYRNTQQYPEAYTYNGIVIVRVDAPIYFANISYIKDRLREYELDVDKSSSRGPEVERIHFVIIEMAPVTYIDSSAIQALKDLHEEYKSRDIQIAISNPNREVLLTLSKSGVIELIGKEWYFVRVHDAVQVCLQHVQSLQETPNTSGPPPEEPTSFLQRLARQRGEDSSISELESGDRRPLFTKNNDPKLEPLLSQKYGNIP; this is encoded by the exons ATGGAGGTAAGCTACGCCTCACCGAGCGCCCTTGACGTCTCCTCCGGTGACTCCATTCCTGGAACCTCCATGCCGACCCGACCCGTCAAGATCATCCCCTTACAGCACCCGAATGCTTCCTCGTATTCTCCCCAATCTCGTATGCTGAATATGTTTGTGAGATGGTCATCCAACGTTAGGCGCATGACTACGATTCAGTGGATCGAGACTTTCTTGCCTTGTTACCGTTGGATTAGGACTTACCGATGGCGGGAATACTTAAATGTCGATCTTATGGCCGGTACTACCGTCGGCGTCATGCTCGTTCCGCAG GCAATGTCTTATGCAAAACTGGCTGGGCTCCAACCAATTTATGGACTAT ATTCTGGTTTTGTGCCTATATTTGTGTACGCCATATTTGGTTCATCTCGGCAGCTTGCTATCGGTCCTGTAGCATTGGTGTCTCTTCTCGTCTCTAATACCTTGGGTGGAATCGTTGATTCATCAGATGAATTGTACACAGAACTTGCGATATTATTGGCGCTTATGGTTGGCATGATGGAATGTATAATGGGACTGCTAAG gCTCGGGTGGCTTATTCGTTTTATTAGCCACTCTGTAATATCTGGCTTTACAACTGCTTCTGCGGTTGTGATAGGATTATCTCAAATCAAGTACTTCTTGGGATATGATATTGCCCGAAGTAGCAAAATTGTGCCTCTGATTGAAAGCATAATATCTGGAGCAGATCAG TTCTCATGGCCACCTTTCGTAATGGGATCAATAGTACTAGCAATTATGCTGGTCATGAAACATTTG GGAAAATCAAGGAAGTACTTGCGGTTCCTGCGAGCAGCGGGTCCACTCACAGCAGTTGTCTTGGGTACAACTTTTGTGAAAATATTTCAACCATCTTCCATTTCTTTG GTGGGCGATATACCCCAGGGCCTTCCAAAATTTTCTATTCCTAAAGAATTTGGTTATGCAAAGTCTTTGATCCCAACTGCTCTTCTCATTACTGGTGTAGCTATATTG GAATCTGTGGGGATCGCCAAGGCCTTGGCAGCAAAGAATGGGTATGAGTTGGATTCAAATCAAGAG TTGTTCGGTCTTGGGGTCTCCAATATTTTCGGTGCATTCTTTTCGGCATATCCCACCACAG GCTCCTTCAGTAGATCTGCTGTGAATCATGAAAGTGGAGCAAAAACTGGCTTATCTGGACTGGTCACTGGAACTATTATTGCTTGTGCTCTTTTGTTCATGACTCCAATATTTAAATACATACCCCAG TGTGTATTGGCTGCAATAGTGATCTCAGCGGTAATAGGCCTG GTGGATTATGATGAAGCAATATTCTTATGGCATGTGGATAAGAAGGATTTTGTTCTTTGGACCATTACCTGCACCACAACGTTATTCCTTGGTATTGAAATTGGTGTCCTTGTTGGG GTTGGTGCATCACTTGCTTTTGTCATCCATGAATCAGCAAATCCACATGTTG CTGTCTTGGGGCGTCTTCCAGGCACCACTGTTTATAGAAATACGCAGCAGTATCCAGAAGCATATACTTACAATGGGATTGTGATTGTTCGTGTTGATGCACCTATCTATTTTGCTAATATCAGTTACATTAAGGACAG GCTACGGGAATATGAGCTTGATGTCGATAAGTCTTCAAGCCGTGGACCAGAAGTTGAGAGAATTCATTTTGTTATAATTGAAATGGCGC CCGTTACATACATAGATTCAAGTGCCATTCAAGCTCTGAAAGATTTGCATGAGGAGTACAAATCACGGGATATCCAG ATTGCAATTTCCAATCCAAACCGGGAGGTTCTCCTGACATTATCCAAGTCTGGTGTTATAGAGTTGATTGGTAAGGAATGGTATTTTGTGAGAGTGCATGACGCCGTTCAAGTTTGCCTACAACACGTGCAGAGCTTACAAGAAACACCAAATACATCAGGTCCACCACCAGAGGAACCAACAAGTTTCTTACAAAGGTTAGCTAGACAAAGAGGAGAAGATTCATCAATTTCTGAGTTGGAGTCAGGTGATAGAAGACCATTGTTCACCAAGAACAACGATCCTAAGCTGGAGCCGCTGTTATCTCAGAAGTATGGAAATATTCCTTGA
- the LOC119990141 gene encoding uncharacterized protein LOC119990141, with amino-acid sequence MSAGDSSASYIHMVQHMIEKCLIFHMSKEECMEALSKHANIKPVITSTVWNELEKENKEFFESYAESKTKDDRMSEEETSQMIQKMIDNAGSSSSSTTSK; translated from the exons ATGTCTGCTGGAGACTCTTCTGCTTCATACATACACatg GTGCAACACATGATTGAGAAGTGCTTGATCTTCCACATGAGTAAAGAGGAGTGCATGGAAGCTCTCTCTAAGCATGCAAACATCAAGCCTGTCATCACCTCCACTG TGTGGAATGAATTGGAGAAAGAAAACAAGGAATTCTTCGAGTCCTACGCAGAATCAAAAACCAAAGACGACCGTATGTCCGAGGAAGAAACAAGTCAAATGATCCAGAAGATGATTGATAATGCAGGTtccagcagcagcagcaccacctctaaatga
- the LOC119989524 gene encoding uncharacterized protein LOC119989524 translates to MAAPNMSMKLLIDPKGRRVLFAEAGKDVVDFLFSILSLPLGTVARLQNPKDTVGGIGNLYQSIDDLRDLQMIPNKNIDNLLNNTVLVTTPNTSNSSPMLITTGNQSSPTKKSYYRCSHGGYNNCLSYVTHDPKSLCPTCRNTMSSPLSLVCSKNDGSSSSSSMEGGFVKGCVTYMIMDDLVVKPMSTISSITLFNRLNLKEMSALEEKTVNLTIDEGKKLLKASLQTKKVLTSVFFEEKIVIEEEKSLESVE, encoded by the exons ATGGCAGCTCCCAACATGAGCATGAAGCTTCTGATAGACCCCAAAGGCCGCAGAGTCCTGTTTGCCGAAGCAGGTAAAGATGTAGTTGATTTTCTATTCAGCATTCTCTCACTGCCTCTTGGTACTGTCGCAAGGCTCCAAAATCCAAAAGACACAGTCGGTGGCATTGGAAATCTATACCAGAGTATAGATGATTTGAGGGATCTGCAAATGATCCCCAACAAAAACATTGACAATCTTCTGAACAACACAGTACTGGTCACAACCCCTAATACCTCAAATTCCTCTCCAATGTTGATTACTACTGGTAATCAATCATCACCAACCAAGAAATCCTACTATAGGTGTTCTCACGGCGGTTACAATAATTGTCTTTCCTATGTTACCCACGACCCCAAATCGCTTTGTCCAACTTGCCGGAACACGATGTCCTCTCCATTGAGCCTTGTTTGTTCGAAGAATGATGGGTCCTCATCGTCTTCTTCAATGGAGGGTGGTTTTGTGAAGGGGTGCGTGACTTACATGATAATGGATGATCTGGTGGTGAAGCCAATGTCTACGATTTCTAGCATTACTCTGTTTAACAGGTTGAATCTCAAAGAAATGAGTGCCCTTGAAGAAAAGACGGTCAATCTCACCATCGATGAG GGCAAGAAGTTGCTGAAGGCCTCTTTGCAGACTAAGAAAGTGCTAACAAGTGTTTTCTTCGAAGAAAAGATTGTGATAGAAGAGGAGAAGTCATTAGAATCAGTTGAGTGA
- the LOC119989749 gene encoding uncharacterized protein LOC119989749 — MASASSASALSLKLFIDTKKDKVLFAEAGKDVVDFLFNILSMPVATVFRLLKTQCLIGSLGNLHQSVDELNDTYFVTDKSKGILLKPKLAISTANIAPLLFPNSSAALKTCYRCPLHVSDDESVRCPQCNDTMYTEATSLPLQSRYGEGGYVKGIVTYMIMDDLVVKPTSSLSIITDLLDKFNVKDVGALEQKKLEISANEAMKMLKASFMSKTVLTDVFLREN; from the exons ATGGCCAGTGCATCATCTGCAAGTGCTTTGAGCTTGAAGCTTTTCATAGACACCAAAAAGGACAAGGTCCTGTTTGCAGAAGCCGGGaaagatgttgttgattttctattcaACATTCTATCTATGCCGGTTGCTACTGTctttagacttctcaaaacacaatGCCTGATCGGTTCACTTGGAAATCTACACCAGAGTGTTGATGAATTGAACGATACGTATTTCGTGACCGACAAAAGCAAGGGCATTCTGTTGAAGCCTAAACTTGCAATCTCTACTGCAAACATTGCCCCCCTCTTGTTCCCCAATTCTTCAGCTGCCCTTAAAACATGTTACAGGTGTCCTTTACATGTGTCAGACGACGAAAGCGTCCGTTGTCCTCAATGCAACGATACCATGTACACAGAGGCTACCTCTCTTCCTCTGCAAAGTAGGTATGGTGAGGGGGGTTATGTGAAGGGAATTGTGACTTATATGATAATGGATGATCTTGTGGTGAAGCCTACGTCTAGCCTTTCAATTATTACTGATTTGCTGGACAAGTTCAATGTCAAGGATGTTGGTGCTCTTGAACAAAAGAAGCTAGAGATTTCTGCGAACGAG gctatGAAGATGTTGAAGGCTTCTTTTATGTCCAAGACTGTACTAACCGATGTTTTCCTCCGAGAGAATTGA
- the LOC119989770 gene encoding SKP1-like protein 1B: MSSSKKITLMSSDGEMFEVEEAVMMEAATIKRMIEDDCADGKIPLPNVKSQILSKILEYSKKHAEDIDATENLKSFDSDFMKVDLSTLYDLIQATDYLEMKKLLDLCCQTVTDMIKGKTSEQIRDTFNIKNDFSAEEEAEIRKENKWAFE, from the coding sequence ATGTCGAGCTCCAAGAAGATCACCTTAATGAGTTCTGATGGAGAGATGTTCGAGGTGGAGGAAGCGGTGATGATGGAGGCAGCGACCATAAAGCGCATGATTGAAGACGATTGCGCTGATGGAAAAATCCCTCTGCCCAACGTGAAGAGCCAGATTCTGTCCAAGATACTTGAGTACAGCAAAAAGCACGCGGAAGACATTGATGCCACTGAAAATCTCAAATCCTTCGACTCAGACTTCATGAAGGTAGACCTGAGCACTCTGTATGATCTAATTCAGGCAACAGATTATCTGGAGATGAAGAAGTTGCTTGATTTGTGCTGTCAAACCGTAACAGACATGATCAAGGGGAAGACTTCTGAACAAATTCGTGATACATTCAACATCAAGAACGACTTTTCTGCCGAGGAAGAAGCCGAAATTAGGAAAGAGAACAAATGGGCTTTtgaatga
- the LOC119989506 gene encoding glutathione S-transferase DHAR2-like, with protein sequence MALEICVKAAAGAPDVLGDCPFCQRVLLTLEEKKIPYKKHLVNLSDKPQWFLDISPEGKVPVLKVDDKWVADSDVIVGILEEKYPEPSLKTPPEFASVGSKIFGAFIKLLKSKDPSDGSEQALVDELKALDEHLKAHGPFIAGENITSADLSLGPKLYHLEIALGHFKKWSIPESPTHVHNYIELIFSWESFVKTKAAKEDVVAGWAPKFNA encoded by the exons ATGGCTTTGGAAATTTGTGTCAAGGCTGCTGCTGGTGCTCCCGATGTTCTTGGAGACT GTCCATTCTGTCAAAGGGTTCTCCTAACtctagaagagaagaaaatcccTTACAAAAAGCACCTAGTTAATCTCAGCGACAAGCCCCAATG GTTCTTGGACATAAGCCCCGAAGGGAAAGTGCCAGTACTGAAGGTTGATGACAAATGGGTGGCTGACTCTGATGTCATTGTTGGGATTCTTGAGGAGAAGTATCCTGAGCCTTCACTCAAAACTCCTCCTGAATTTGCATCTGT GGGATCAAAGATATTTGGAGCATTTATAAAGTTGTTGAAGAGTAAGGATCCAAGTGATGGGTCGGAGCAGGCTTTAGTGGATGAATTGAAGGCATTGGATGAACATCTGAAGGCACAT GGTCCATTTATTGCTGGAGAAAATATCACTTCAGCAGATTTGAGCTTGGGACCAAAGCTGTACCACCTTGAGATTGCTCTTGGGCATTTCAAGAAGTGGAGTATTCCTGAAAGCCCTACCCATGTCCACAACTACATTGAG TTGATCTTCTCTTGGGAATCTTTTGTGAAAACCAAGGCTGCAAAAGAGGATGTCGTTGCAGGTTGGGCACCAAAGTTCAATGCATGA